The genomic DNA atggATAAGGTTTATCATATTTGGGGGTCCTTGCCATCATAACGTTTGAAAAGCCCTGGTGTAGGGAGTCTTTGAGGTTTAAATGTCCAATTAAATTAACAAGATGTAACTAGATGATGTTAAATAATACATATATTGATTCATATCATAGTTACCTTTTATAATTGGTAACCAAAAGCTAATTATAAAGGTTCAGCATTTATACGACCAGTAGCCTTCAACATTTTCTTGCGTAATGGGCACAGAGTTGTGGCTTAAAATTACAATGTAAAAATCCACGTACCAGAATTGTTATCCTCCTCCTCTTCAAACGTCTACATACACCTGGAAGACGGCTGAACTTTCTTTTCAACATGGGCACGATGTGTTTTTGAAGTCTTTCCTGATATCCGGACGCAGCTTGTGTCATCCCCTCCGTCATGCCGTCAGTGCGCGGACTTATGGCTGAGTTGTCCGGTGGTCTTGAATCCACGCAGCTGATTTTGCAGTTTAAGTACAAAATACAGTGAAGCGCAATGAAAAGTACAGATAGACTTGACATGTTGGCTGTCAAGTCAAGTATGGGTGATCACGCGGTGTCCAGCACGAGAAGTTCTTATCTGTTGCTATCCTGTTGATCGACTGATATACCTCAGAGAGTTGATGAGATTTATTGAGGTGTTATTGTGTGGTACTTGTATGTAGATTTTAATTAATGGGACTCGCTTCGTTCATTGTGACTGTTACTTTAATGTTGACCACATTATAACCTGTTGACAACTCTCACAGTAATCctatttactgtaaagaggaTTTAATAGGGCACAGAGTTCAAAGAGCTCCTTAAAGTCTTTGTTTAGTATCCGATGCAGCTCATAGCAGACGTAAGTTAGTTAGACACAATTTTGACAAGTAATGATGTTTTAATTAAATCTTATATAGATtttattcaatgtttaattCTCATAAAATTCTAACTAATAAAAGAGTGTCAGTGTTGATGTACTTATTTTGTAGGGCAATCCTTCAAAGGCCTGTTTTTTTAAGCCGTGAACAAAGTTAGCAGTTCTGGACTCTTAAAATAGAGGTTAGTAAACTTTTTTAGATGTTACAAATTTTTGTtacacaaacaaaataataaaataaaacgtaagATAATAAAACGTAAGACAGTGTTTGCCAACCATGGGGGCGGGGCCCACagattaaaatgattaaaaattgaacaaaacaagcattaaaataagctaaaacaagcaaaaaacgaGATGTTTCTTAATTGTTTGGTCATTTTAGTAGCGAATATACATCTCTCTAGTCATTCctatttaattttatgtggaaaaatgAAGTGAGTGGGGGGCCTTCAAATAATGTTGTGGGCAACTAGCccttgaagtgaaaaaggttgggaacaCTGACGTAAGACCCATGctgaaacaaacaataaaaaccatcacagaaattctaatggtttcgaTTAAAACACCATTAGGAATCATAGCCATTAGGAATCATAaccattaaaaccattacaaaATTCCAATACAAAATGTTTGGGCAGTATACCAGGACTTAATGGTCCCATCAATGGAACTCAACATAAACCAGTAGACCCACAGAGAACATTATAGTTACAACCACTAAAATTCCCATTTCATATCAATTAAATCCAATTATAGctcgtatgtgtgtgtgtgtatgcgtgcgTACGTGCGTTGCGTGCGTGCAGTGCGTGCATGTGTTTGTGGAgcaagataggaataccagtaaatTATTGACATTGTGGGGACAtattgaggtccccatgaggaaacaagcttatagttttaaatcaaacagaatgttgttttttgaaaatctaaggtacaataaagttttctgtgatggttgggttTAAAGAAgaggaatagaatatacagtttgtacagtataaaaaccattacgtctatggaatggaacatggaaaccagaatgtgtgcgCGCGCGTAAATATGCATTTGGTGTTCCAAAAATTAGAAAAGCTCATTTGttgttcaaaacatttttttgcacgaaataataaacaaatttcATACATTGGACTGTTTTATTTGAACATacgaaaattattaaaaggaaAGACAAGAACGTATGTTTTAAacaatatacataatattcaaAATCAGTGAACCTTAAACATttcattaactaaaaataaactCATTTAACCACACGTTGTTTTGTCAAGATTACGCGCAATACAACAGTACGCTTTTAATACATCACGCTTAGATTGACGCGTGAAATGCACTTGTTAAACAAATTTTGATGAGTTTATTCGCACAGTGTCTGAGGATGAAGAGAGTCTGTCAGTAACAGCGCAGGAAGAAAGTATTGCAGGCAGTTCCCCGCAGACAGTCACATAACCGCCCGATGCGTGGTCCATGCTTCATAGCGCAACGCTCACCCACATCACACTAAGACAAATCACATCACATTATAGTCACTAACTAATACTGCATGTTCAcagctattaaaaaaaaacagacgaGTAATGTGTGTTTACCCTTGGTATGATGCTGGCTTTTTTCTCCACAGATAACCGCTGCTCTTGATCTCCATCCAAAAGTTGGTCGAGAGCCTCAGCCTAAGCACAAACAAAGCGTAACTGTGAGAAATTAAGACACATACAAATAAGCCGTAATTAAAATTTCACTAACATTTACGACTAACAGCATTTAAAGGGCAAACTTGTTTCTGCAGCTAAAGcaggttgtgggtttgaatcACATCAAAATAGCGTCTGCCCagtacataaatgtaaatcaaacTTTGCATCAACACGTAGGCGACTCTTACCAGATCTCTTTTGATGAATTGTTCCTCTTGTTCGGAGAGTTGATTATTCATTGACATCTGACCCCGACAGACGAACAGTAAAGAGAGACAGATGCTCAGGTATACGACTGATCTGATGCTGTCCATGGTCCTGAATGCTTTGGTGTGAATCAGATGAATTTGCAGAAATGAAAAGTCTAATTTATATATCTTCTTTTTATATATGTTTCAGCAATCCCAGCGATTGGAGTATTTTGTCAGTGCTTGCTTCTGGTTGCTATTGCTTAAGGTTACCGAGAACCTTTCCCTATATATACACGATGTGAGTTGTTCGCAACGTCACCACACCCGCAAcctgtcatttttttaagaacCTGTTGGCAATGTTCGGATCAAAGATAAGATAGCTGCCTCCTCTTATAGCAGAGGAGGGTTATCGACTCTGGAAGCAAAAACACTCATGACTCAAAATACTAAGcaaactaaaaatatatatttttaataataaatcaaatatttaggGATTAAGACTCTTTTTAATCAATGGACAAAAGTCAATATAGAgtacacaattaacttataTCCGCATAATATTTGTTCTAATTAATTAATTCAGTGAAATGATTGATGTTAGATGGTGGCCTCTTAAAAGACCAGTCTCGTTTTTATTTAATCCTCGTCATATATAAATGTTCAGTGTGTGCCTGCACTAACTTGtttcactgaaaaaattattctttcactgaaaaaaaatgattcattgaatttaatcatttttttaaggtaagtggttgcaatcaatttatttaaactacatttaaacaaaaaagattagtaacgtaaaattaaatataaaacttttgtttaaatgtagcttaaataaattgattgcaaccacttaccttaaaaaaattgattaaattcaatgaatcatttttttcagtgttaaatttactcaattttttaatgtAAGTGGTCAATCAATTCAGTTAACctacattttaacaaaagttttttgttttgttttgtttttctaatttgtttgtttaaatgtagcttaaataaattgattgcatcacttactttaaaaaatttagtaaattgaattattaattttttcagtgttgtctgctttcactgaaaaaaaatattcattttgtTTACTCAatattttaaggtaagtggtcgcaatcaatttatttaagctacatttaaacaacattttttttgttctgttttttaattttttttgtttaaatctagcttaaataaattgattgcgaccacttacttaaaaaaaatttgtaaattgaatgaataattttttcagtgttgtcTGCTttgactgaaaaaaattattcattaaatttactcaatttttaagtggttgcaataatttaatttaatttaatttaatttaatttaatttaatttaatttaatttaatttaatttaatttaatttaatttaatttaatttaatttaatttaatttaatttaatttaatttgtttagataaattgattgcaaccacttaccttaaaaa from Misgurnus anguillicaudatus chromosome 20, ASM2758022v2, whole genome shotgun sequence includes the following:
- the cart4 gene encoding cocaine- and amphetamine-regulated transcript 4: MDSIRSVVYLSICLSLLFVCRGQMSMNNQLSEQEEQFIKRDLAEALDQLLDGDQEQRLSVEKKASIIPRCDVGERCAMKHGPRIGRLCDCLRGTACNTFFLRCY